The following DNA comes from Chloroflexota bacterium.
AACGCGTTCGCTTGCGCGGCGCGCGCGCGTTGCCACCGCGCTTGCTCGTCCACCCACTTGCTCAACGCGTCGAGCGCCGCGCGAATTTCCTTACCCTGCTCCACCCAGTCCGGCGCGACGCCGGCATCGCGCATGATTTTGTACGCGAGCTGCCAATCTTCCGGCGTATGCGGATTGACGCTGAGATCGAGCGGCTTGCCTTTGCCAGGCAGGTTATCGAACTCGCCGCGTTCCATCGCCTCGCGAATCGTTTTCTCCACGCCGGCTTCCCAATCTTGCGGTGTTATCTTCGAACCGTCCATCCGCGTTTCCTCACTAGCAAGAAACCCGTCTCAATTCTGCAGACGGGTTTCTAACTTACTTGGTACACGGGCTAACCTTCATCCGAATCCTGGCGCAAGCGCATCATGCGCG
Coding sequences within:
- a CDS encoding DUF1992 domain-containing protein, with the translated sequence MDGSKITPQDWEAGVEKTIREAMERGEFDNLPGKGKPLDLSVNPHTPEDWQLAYKIMRDAGVAPDWVEQGKEIRAALDALSKWVDEQARWQRARAAQANALPIDRMIKARDHLQCVRGEVSAMYRARATELNKLIDVFNLKAPPGIPHFTRIRIDEEIEKYLDASTNP